From Arachis stenosperma cultivar V10309 chromosome 2, arast.V10309.gnm1.PFL2, whole genome shotgun sequence, one genomic window encodes:
- the LOC130962865 gene encoding uncharacterized protein LOC130962865 produces the protein MIDIGFCDLGASINVMPLSLMKKLKINELKPTDVILQLADKTQKRALGVVENILVKVGKYFLPADFVILEMEESYLHPIILGRPFLATTRTLIDVEQGELILRIHDEQLTFHVFKPTHDLDQGKDCMKVEFGDANMKEAPNETTPKNLKSCLKEKKAVKMMLQTEETKEELGHNPHLRQERRTLLTQV, from the coding sequence ATGATTGATATAGGGTTTTGTgatctgggagcaagcattaatgTAATGCCTCTATCTCTCATGAAGAAGCTAAAAATTAATGAGTTAAAACCCACAGATGTGATCCTTCAGTTGGCTGACAAGACCCAGAAACGAGCACTAGGAGTGGTTGAAAATATACTGGTgaaggttgggaagtacttccTACCTGCAGATTTTGTTATTcttgaaatggaagaaagctaccTTCATCCAATTATTCTAGggagaccattcctagccactaCCAGAACACTTATAGATGTGGAGCAAGGTGAGTTGAtattgagaatacatgatgagcaACTCACCTTCCATGTCTTTAAACCAACACATGATCTAGATCAAGGGAAGGACTGCATGAAGGTTGAATTTGGTGATGCAAACATGAAAGAAGCACCCAATGAAACAACCCCAAAGAATCTGAAGTCATGCCTGAAAGAGAAGAAAGCAGTAAAGATGATGTTACAGACTGAGGAAACTAAGGAGGAGTTAGGTCACAATCCTCACTTAAgacaagaaagaagaacccTCCTGACACAAGTTTAG